Proteins encoded together in one Papaver somniferum cultivar HN1 unplaced genomic scaffold, ASM357369v1 unplaced-scaffold_21, whole genome shotgun sequence window:
- the LOC113339624 gene encoding uncharacterized protein LOC113339624 produces the protein MAEENSNSITDFAAKFMQVALDLGDVQEVVYHQAEDSEEKEDNGEEFSLVGKKFIEGKMGLTTVEKFLGSIWDFISSGDAKVFELDNNIMEFRFKDEDTRKKVFDSRPWSINGYLINFRYYNSEVIYQEMDWSKQCFWIQIKKIFPEHMNVKAITKIGKLMGSVMAIEPEDGVPVGGDPVKPHKICPKCYIINHTKGACKAAADYLVKTHAKPHFFGEVRKGKGKQIVIARNGDHVPIVSKKEANKGITFVPPKDGYVVSSASENAEGYNIEGERLGKRQRNDFPVSHVFEQGYNSNGNLRNTQTTHMVTARDINQCNTKETEVPILKFHLNFILDLSYLSLKMKIVSWNVQGIANNFTKQQFQNLVKTQNSDFIFLCETKIDESRMMLIAQYVHYYNFACIDREGMAGGLVLMWKDGIDVEVIGCENNIIHALIQLYPSKPQVLISFMYGSTYTKPKKTQWNCLCEFSKDIQLSWLVIGDLNFHLDCNSNTSDKWVQYRVNDAGLIDIGYEGKDYTWTSNSFGTGTRKARLDMALSNNDRSINFSSAKLLHLNFIASDHCPVLLIKDPIPKHLWRPFKFFRTWIEHETFKEKFENSWNVDVYGSLLLS, from the exons ATGGCAGAAGAAAATTCCAATTCAATTACGGATTTTGCAGCTAAGTTTATGCAAGTTGCACTAGATCTGGGTGATGTTCAAGAAGTTGTCTATCATCAAGCTGAAGATTCTGAAGAGAAAGAAGACAATGGTGAAGAATTCAGCTTGGTTGGCAAAAAATTTATTGAGGGGAAAATGGGTCTGACGACAGTGGAGAAATTTCTTGGTTCTATTTGGGATTTTATCTCATCTGGTGATGCTAAAGTCTTTGAGTTGGATAACAACATAATGGAGTTTCGTTTTAAAGATGAAGATACTCGCAAGAAGGTCTTTGATTCTAGACCATGGAGCATAAATGGTTATCTGATTAATTTTCGCTACTACAATTCTGAAGTTATCTATCAAGAGATGGATTGGAGTAAACAGTGTTTCTGGATccaaataaagaagatttttcCAGAACATATGAATGTCAAGGCCATTACCAAAATTGGTAAACTTATGGGCTCAGTTATGGCAATTGAACCTGAAGATGGTGTTCCAGTTGGTGGTGATCCTGTTAAG CCACACAAAATTTGTCCAAAATGTTACATCATTAATCATACCAAAGGAGCTTGTAAAGCTGCTGCTGATTACCTGGTTAAGACTCATGCTAAACCTCATTTCTTTGGTGAGGTTAGGAAAGGAAAAGGAAAGCAGATAGTAATTGCTAGGAATGGTGACCATGTTCCAATCGTCTCCAAGAAGGAAGCTAATAAGGGTATTACCTTTGTTCCACCTAAGGATGGTTATGTTGTTAGTTCGGCTAGTGAAAATGCTGAAGGGTATAATATTGAAGGTGAAAGACTTGGTAAAAGGCAGAGAAATGATTTTCCagtttctcatgtttttgaaCAAGGATATAATAGTAATGGCAATCTGAGGAACACACAGACAACTCACATGGTCACAGCAAGGGATATCAATCAATGCAACACTAAGGAGACTGAGGTACCTATTCTAAAATTTCATCTCaattttattttggatttaaGCTATTTAAGTTTGAAAATGAAAATAGTTTCTTGGAATGTTCAAGGTATTGCTAACAATTTCACAAAGCAGCAATTTCAAAATTTAGTTAAAACCCAAAATTctgactttatttttctttgtgaaaCTAAGATTGATGAAAGTAGAATGATGTTAATTGCTCAGTATGTTCATTACTATAACTTTGCTTGCATAGACAGAGAAGGAATGGCTGGTGGTCTAGTTCTTATGTGGAAGGATGGTATTGATGTTGAAGTTATTGGATGTGAAAATAACATTATCCATGCTCTGATTCAATTATATCCTAGTAAACCTCAAGTTCTTATATCTTTTATGTATGGCTCAACTTATACTAAACCTAAGAAAACCCAATGGAACTGTTTGTGTGAATTTAGCAAGGATATTCAGCTGTCATGGTTGGTTATTGGGGATTTAAATTTTCACTTAGATTGTAATAGCAATACATCTGATAAATGGGTTCAATATAGAGTTAATGATGCTGGGTTAATTGATATTGGTTATGAGGGTAAGGATTATACTTGGACTAGCAACTCCTTTGGAACTGGAACTAGAAAAGCAAGATTAGATATGGCTCTCTCCAATAATGACCGGTCCATTAATTTTTCTAGTGCTAAACTTTTACATCTGAACTTTATTGCTTCTGATCATTGCCCTGTTTTGCTCATTAAAGATCCTATACCAAAGCATTTGTGGAGACCTTTTAAGTTCTTTAGAACTTGGATTGAACATGAAACTTTTAAAGAAAAATTTGAGAATTCTTGGAATGTAGATGTTTATGGTAGCCTTCTTTTAAGTTGA
- the LOC113340005 gene encoding AT-rich interactive domain-containing protein 4-like encodes MMLPVTGASKTTCGLLAVFCGTSPNSGRHEVSENGSKYPIPELVSSGRLEVQTLVNPKVDEFKQVIKTTEPGIVYLQGEQHSDNKEIGSLVWGNVDLSSVEAISELFDSTLPTTVYLEIPDGEKLAEALYSKGIPYVIYWKSGFSCYAASHFREALLSVVQSSCSHTWDAFQLAHASFRLYCGRSNQVLPANNQNNSGKLGPRLLGDPPKVTVPPTENGAGEGEEEDEEREGEDSLPAIKIYDDEVNVRFLVCGLPCTLDACLLGSLEDGLNALLNIEMRGSKLHNRVSAPPPPLQAAAFSRGVVTMRCDVSTCSSAHISLLVSGSAQTCFDDQLLETHIKNEVIEKSQLVHAPPDSAENKPSLCEPRRSAAVACGAAVFEVCMKVPAWASQVLRQLAPQITYRSFVSLGIASIQGSSVASFEKDDADRLLFFCAKQGKDSYFENAVPKCLPNWLKPPAPSRKRSEPCQELKVEEAENKEARSIDACRPIVPLRKKVKIAAMRPIPHTRQHKMQPFVGIPEVGDTFHMPPPKSSLPPISSAKHNSGGHAPAHRKTASTSLHQAHQIISLNPIPLKKHGCGRSPITVCSEEEFLRDVMQFLMLRGHSRLVPQGGVAEFPEAILNAKRLDLFSLYREVVSRGGFHVGNGINWKGQVFSKMRNHTVTNRMTGVGNTLKRHYETYLLEYELAHDDVDGECCLLCHSSAAGDWVNCGMCGEWAHFGCDRRQGLGAFKDYAKTDGLEYICPHCSINYNRRKPPKVSNGFSQGSSAAVGGASYSRHM; translated from the exons ATGATGTTACCAGTTACAGGAGCTTCGAAAACTACTTGTGGTCTACTTGCTGTTTTCTGTGGAACTAGCCCTAATTCTGGAAGACATGAAGTTTCAGAGAATGGGTCGAAGTATCCTATTCCGGAGCTCGTATCTTCGGGGCGTTTAGAG GTTCAGACATTAGTAAACCCGAAGGTTGATGAATTTAAACAAGTTATCAAGACAACGGAGCCAGGCATTGTGTACTTGCAAGGTGAACAACATTCCGATAATAAAGAAATAGGCTCTTTGGTATGGGGAAATGTTGATTTGTCGTCCGTCGAAGCGATATCTGAGCTGTTTGATTCTACTTTGCCCACCACT GTTTATTTGGAGATACCAGATGGTGAAAAGCTTGCTGAGGCACTTTACTCAAAG GGGATTCCTTATGTGATATACTGGAAGAGTGGGTTCTCTTGTTATGCTGCTTCCCACTTTCGCGAGGCTTTACTCTCAGTAGTACAAAG TTCGTGCAGTCATACATGGGATGCTTTCCAACTTGCCCATGCATCATTTAGGCTATATTGCGGACGAAGTAATCAAGTGTTGCCAGCTAACAACCAAAATAATAGTGGGAAGCTGGGACCACGACTTCTTGGAGACCCTCCAAAGGTCACTGTTCCACCAACGGAGAATGGTGCAGGTGAaggcgaagaagaagatgaagaaagagaaggagaagattcTCTTCCTGCAATAAAAATATATGATGATGAAGTTAACGTGAGATTTCTTGTTTGTGGACTTCCGTGCACTTTG GACGCGTGCTTACTCGGGTCACTGGAGGATGGTCTCAACGCTCTCTTGAACATTGAA ATGCGTGGCAGTAAGCTTCATAATCGTGTAAG TGCCCCACCACCTCCACTTCAGGCAGCGGCTTTTTCTCGTGGAGTCGTGACCATGCGATGCGATGTATCAACTTGCAGTTCAGCTCATATCTCTCTCTTAGTGTCTGGTAGTGCACAGACCTGTTTCGATGATCAG CTGTTGGAGACTCATATAAAAAATGAAGTTATAGAGAAGAGTCAACTTGTCCATGCACCGCCAGATTCTGCGGAAAACAAACCATCTCTATGTGAGCCTCGACGATCTGCTGCAGTTGCTTGTGGCGCAGCTGTATTTGAAGTTTGCATGAAAGTTCCAGCTTGGGCTtctcag GTTCTTAGGCAGCTAGCACCACAAATAACTTATCGCAGTTTTGTTAGCCTTGGGATAGCTAGTATTCAGGGGTCGTCAGTTGCTTCATTTGAAAAAGATGATGCAGATCGCCTTCTGTTCTTTTGTGCAAAGCAGGGCAAAGACTCTTATTTCGAAAATGCTGTTCCTAAATGTCTGCCGAACTGGTTGAAACCACCTGCTCCCAGCCGAAAGAGGTCTGAGCCATGTCAGGAATTAAAAGTAGAGGAAGCTGAAAACAAGGAGGCGAGATCCATTGATGCTTGTAGGCCCATAGTACCTCTCAGAAAGAAAGTAAAAATTGCTGCAATGAGGCCAATTCCTCATACCCGTCAGCACAAGATGCAGCCATTTGTAGGAATCCCTGAGGTGGGTGATACATTTCATATGCCCCCGCCGAAATCCAGTTTACCACCCATTTCCTCTGCTAAGCATAATAGCGGTGGACATGCTCCAGCACATCGGAAAACAGCATCGACCTCTTTACACCAAGCTCATCAGATTATATCCTTGAATCCCATACCCCTGAAGAAACATGGGTGTGGCCGATCTCCTATTACGGTTTGCTCAGAG GAAGAATTTCTAAGAGATGTGATGCAATTTCTCATGCTTCGGGGACACAGTCGTCTAGTCCCCCAAGGTGGAGTTGCTGAGTTCCCAGAAGCCATACTGAACGCAAAACGTCTGGATTTGTTCAGCTTGTATAGAGAG GTTGTTTCAAGAGGAGGTTTTCATGTTGGAAATGGCATCAACTGGAAAGGCCAGGTTTTCTCGAAGATGCGTAACCACACAGTTACTAACAGAATGACG GGTGTTGGGAACACACTCAAAAGACATTATGAAACATATCTTTTGGAATACGAATTGGCACATGATGATGTGGATGGAGAGTGTTGCTTGTTATGTCACAG TAGCGCAGCCGGTGACTGGGTGAACTGTGGAATGTGTGGTGAGTGGGCGCACTTTGGCTGTGACAGACGGCAGGGCCTTGGCGCCTTCAAG GATTATGCGAAGACGGATGGGCTAGAGTACATTTGCCCACATTGCAGCATAAACTACAACCGGAGGAAACCTCCAAAAGTTTCGAATGGATTTTCACAGGGATCATCAGCTGCAGTTGGCGGTGCTAGTTATTCACGGCATATGTAA